A genomic segment from Tuwongella immobilis encodes:
- a CDS encoding M24 family metallopeptidase: protein MDDLTRRRNRLVKLLKSHELDALLVTHPLNVTYLTGFTGDSSFLIVGRKQSIFVSDDRYAGQIADEIGDSMDVVIRKHDRTTMQMTAETLTQMGLNRVGVEATTMTLADYERLSDLAPTVEFLSCDALVESLRVIKDRSEIQSIRRAIDQAERAFAMFRSMMQGHESEKELADAMEGFVRRAGGVTTSFSPIVGIGDRSALPHSTSSPTRRLHESPFLLLDWGSMDGSLYRSDLTRMLPSPARANFPVATRRKIENRLCELYTIVRNAQQAAADTLRAGVEAKAVDAAARKVMEEAGYNDRFIHGLGHGVGLQIHESPSIRTNSDDILAAGMVVTLEPGIYLPEFGGVRLEDDFLITSDGCERLSHLPSDWDAYFA, encoded by the coding sequence ATGGATGATTTGACCCGACGCCGGAATCGGCTTGTGAAACTTCTAAAGTCGCATGAATTGGATGCGCTACTGGTGACTCATCCGCTCAATGTCACCTATCTGACAGGGTTTACGGGCGATTCCAGCTTTCTGATCGTCGGGCGAAAACAGTCGATTTTTGTCAGCGATGATCGCTATGCGGGGCAAATCGCGGACGAAATCGGCGATTCCATGGATGTGGTGATTCGGAAACACGATCGCACCACCATGCAGATGACTGCCGAGACGCTCACCCAGATGGGGTTGAATCGCGTCGGGGTCGAAGCCACGACCATGACGCTTGCGGATTACGAGCGGCTGAGCGATTTGGCCCCGACGGTGGAATTTCTCAGTTGCGATGCGTTGGTGGAATCGCTGCGGGTGATCAAAGATCGCAGCGAGATTCAGTCGATTCGACGTGCCATTGATCAGGCCGAGCGTGCGTTTGCGATGTTCCGCAGCATGATGCAGGGACACGAAAGCGAAAAAGAATTGGCCGATGCGATGGAGGGGTTTGTGCGGCGGGCAGGGGGCGTGACCACCTCGTTTTCGCCGATTGTCGGCATTGGCGATCGTTCCGCATTGCCGCATTCCACGTCCAGCCCCACGCGACGGCTGCACGAATCGCCATTTCTGCTGTTGGATTGGGGTTCGATGGATGGGTCGTTGTATCGTAGCGATCTGACGAGAATGCTCCCCTCGCCGGCGCGGGCCAACTTCCCGGTTGCGACTCGGCGAAAGATTGAAAATCGCCTCTGCGAGTTATATACCATCGTCCGGAACGCGCAACAAGCCGCTGCCGATACGCTGCGGGCCGGGGTCGAAGCGAAAGCAGTGGATGCGGCCGCTCGCAAAGTCATGGAAGAAGCGGGCTATAACGATCGATTCATTCACGGGTTAGGTCACGGGGTGGGGCTGCAGATTCACGAATCGCCCTCGATTCGGACCAACTCCGACGATATCCTGGCCGCGGGAATGGTCGTCACGCTGGAGCCTGGCATTTATCTGCCGGAATTCGGCGGGGTGCGCCTGGAAGACGATTTCTTAATCACATCGGATGGATGCGAACGGCTATCGCATCTGCCCTCCGATTGGGATGCCTATTTTGCCTGA
- a CDS encoding bifunctional serine/threonine-protein kinase/ABC transporter substrate-binding protein, translating to MPTESSNAGPPPPEPVRRLGSQGKITHLGRQPQSETAPNLHDSIFGKPNPSTQSMNLLFPDAESGELGQLDRYRVVRLIGTGGMGMVFEAEDPELERRVALKVIRPEFVADVALRKRFLREARAMAGIDHPNIIPIYHVGQLTLPGKGTLPMFVMPLLQGETLEQRLQRSKVIHYQKLVPIARQIADGLTCIHERGTIHRDIKLANIWLSPPDDQIKILDFGLARPSSTETPGTGSRMDNLWGTPLFMSPEQIQGQEIDGRSDQFSLGVVLYTCLAGQLPFPDQPLAKLLRSIAVDVPTPITQLVPELPPELAELIQRLMAKHPALRYPTTRQMADDLAILEAKWGLDRSSQSLTMAVLSGAIPPPTTRSLPSSVSGSSDHPSINGPQSLTGTVPVAPGAAPLPPVPTESGISRRKALTMMGASVAFGIGIWEIQHNLRSRPIEIIGPTLEPLRIGVALALSGDRAELEAPLVDLLSFAADELNALGGLLGRKVECLIRDSESSIAGYQREAEELLTTQQVAVLFLGGPRISRQVVQSRAAELDRLVIYPLNFEGLESHPNMLFTGATPQQIDLPAIEWCQRQGMTRFAILGDAQAESPVWQAIVKDAITMRNGTVCIQETLPQISELAINRSLQRIQQAKPDILLTNLVGAANRLFFQVLLSLRGSGPLLPTLGLRLDASTIRNIPSETLAGHYVPAMYLDDLPESVNRSFTSRFRQRLGNYRTISDAMAAAYAGVQFWAKAVADRQSLSARDLRTALSGMRLQLPEGPGIRVDANSPYLWKYFRLIQAGHDRQKQVLENSGKLLPPQPFPTSRPLLEWQQLLEKFLPTPS from the coding sequence ATGCCAACGGAATCCTCCAACGCTGGGCCACCACCCCCGGAACCGGTTCGCCGATTGGGTTCCCAGGGGAAGATCACCCATTTGGGCCGTCAGCCCCAATCCGAAACCGCTCCGAATCTGCATGATTCGATTTTCGGAAAACCAAACCCATCGACGCAATCCATGAATTTGTTGTTCCCCGATGCCGAATCCGGGGAACTGGGGCAACTCGACCGTTACCGCGTGGTCCGACTCATTGGCACCGGCGGCATGGGCATGGTGTTTGAAGCCGAAGATCCGGAATTGGAACGCCGCGTGGCGCTGAAGGTGATCCGCCCGGAATTCGTCGCCGATGTCGCCCTGCGGAAACGCTTTCTCCGCGAAGCCCGCGCCATGGCCGGCATCGATCATCCGAATATCATTCCGATCTACCATGTCGGCCAACTGACGCTGCCCGGCAAAGGCACCCTGCCCATGTTCGTCATGCCATTGTTGCAAGGCGAAACGTTGGAGCAACGACTGCAACGCTCGAAAGTCATTCACTATCAGAAGTTAGTGCCGATTGCCCGACAGATTGCCGATGGCTTGACCTGCATTCACGAGCGCGGCACCATTCACCGCGACATCAAACTTGCCAACATTTGGCTGAGTCCGCCCGACGATCAAATCAAAATCCTCGATTTCGGCCTCGCTCGCCCCAGCAGCACCGAGACGCCCGGCACCGGCAGTCGGATGGACAATCTGTGGGGCACCCCACTGTTTATGTCCCCGGAACAGATCCAAGGCCAAGAGATTGACGGCCGCAGCGATCAATTCAGCCTCGGCGTGGTGCTTTACACCTGCTTGGCAGGTCAGTTACCCTTTCCGGATCAACCGTTGGCCAAATTGCTGCGGTCGATTGCGGTGGATGTCCCCACCCCGATCACGCAATTGGTCCCAGAGTTGCCGCCGGAGTTGGCCGAACTGATTCAGCGACTCATGGCCAAACATCCGGCGTTGCGGTATCCCACAACCCGACAAATGGCCGACGATTTGGCCATTCTCGAAGCCAAATGGGGGCTGGATCGCTCGTCGCAATCGCTTACCATGGCGGTCCTCAGCGGAGCGATTCCGCCGCCGACGACACGCAGCCTGCCATCGAGCGTCTCGGGATCGAGCGATCATCCGAGTATCAACGGCCCTCAATCGCTCACCGGAACGGTTCCCGTGGCACCCGGAGCCGCGCCGCTTCCCCCCGTGCCGACCGAATCGGGCATTTCTCGCCGAAAAGCCCTCACGATGATGGGTGCCAGCGTCGCGTTTGGCATCGGAATCTGGGAAATTCAACACAACCTCCGCAGCCGACCAATCGAAATCATCGGCCCCACCTTGGAGCCACTGCGCATCGGTGTCGCGTTGGCGCTTTCCGGCGATCGAGCGGAACTCGAAGCCCCGCTGGTGGATCTGCTGTCGTTCGCTGCCGATGAATTGAACGCACTCGGCGGCCTACTCGGGCGAAAAGTCGAATGCCTCATCCGCGATTCCGAATCGAGCATTGCCGGCTACCAACGCGAAGCCGAAGAATTGCTCACCACCCAACAGGTAGCCGTTCTCTTTCTCGGTGGTCCCCGCATCAGTCGGCAGGTGGTGCAATCGCGTGCCGCCGAGTTGGATCGCTTGGTCATCTATCCGTTGAATTTTGAGGGGTTGGAATCGCACCCCAACATGCTCTTCACCGGCGCAACGCCACAACAAATCGATCTCCCGGCCATTGAATGGTGCCAACGTCAGGGAATGACCCGATTTGCGATTCTGGGCGACGCTCAAGCCGAATCTCCCGTTTGGCAAGCCATCGTGAAGGATGCCATCACGATGCGAAACGGGACCGTTTGCATTCAAGAAACGCTGCCGCAGATCAGCGAACTCGCCATCAACCGCAGTCTGCAACGCATCCAGCAGGCCAAACCGGACATTCTGCTGACCAATCTGGTCGGCGCCGCAAACCGCCTCTTCTTCCAAGTGCTGCTGTCGCTGCGTGGCTCCGGGCCGCTCTTGCCGACGCTGGGATTGCGATTGGATGCCTCCACCATTCGGAACATTCCATCGGAAACCCTTGCGGGGCATTACGTTCCGGCGATGTATCTCGATGACCTGCCGGAATCGGTGAATCGCTCGTTCACGTCCCGGTTCCGCCAACGATTAGGCAACTATCGCACGATCAGCGATGCGATGGCGGCCGCCTACGCTGGGGTGCAATTCTGGGCGAAAGCAGTCGCCGATCGGCAATCGCTGTCCGCTCGCGACCTGCGCACCGCCCTTTCGGGCATGCGCTTACAATTGCCCGAGGGTCCAGGCATTCGCGTGGATGCGAATTCGCCTTACCTGTGGAAATATTTTCGCCTCATCCAGGCGGGCCACGATCGACAAAAACAAGTGCTCGAAAACAGCGGTAAACTCTTACCCCCACAACCCTTTCCGACATCCCGCCCCCTGCTGGAATGGCAACAGCTTCTGGAAAAATTTTTACCAACTCCCTCATGA